The following coding sequences are from one Peromyscus eremicus chromosome X, PerEre_H2_v1, whole genome shotgun sequence window:
- the Ppp1r3f gene encoding protein phosphatase 1 regulatory subunit 3F isoform X2, with protein sequence MEERTDRKWNRPLEEEQRMKNMDDNTLVEHPDVRESLGPLVAPTPLRPWPQMTLQVSEVTANNPQEEGDVPRSNPPVAFTEVLQIPAIRIPPSTYGLGGPPRDQASGPDASDRATGPFLEPSQQQVEAAWESGGGRKAPMVGPMADEPTRGLEIVSGLEELLGEDTIDQELEQLYLSHLSRLRAAVAAGGGGEGSTDGGTSPSHPLGMLTDRDLILKWPGPERALNSALAEEITLHYARLGCGVELIKDTEDPDDEGEGEEELSITPSSPEGDSPKESPPEILSGARSVVAMGDVWLPWAEGSGCASPVVLGTQGQFTENPEKEMGKDINSLHMNRPIVGMTGSPGEAGTEAQMEVPTEWAGSLISVSDTEPEPEPAAPALPEQSPALLRPPGTEVCLSSVANSHVVSQDEEGGSLNLESPERSPMPAAPAQCMCGLAPQLRGPLTQTLGVLAGLVVVPVALNSGMSLLVLVLCLSLAWFS encoded by the exons ATGGAAGAGAGAACTGATAGAAAATGGAACAG GCCTCTTGAGGAAGAGCAGAGGATGAAGAACATGGATGATAATACCCTTGTGG AACATCCTGATGTTCGAGAGTCACTGGGTCCCCTGGTTGCCCCCACCCCTCTCCGTCCCTGGCCCCAGATGACACTTCAG GTTTCTGAAGTTACAGCGAACAACCCTCAAGAAGAAGGTGACGTCCCCAGGAGCAATCCACCTGTGGCTTTTACAGAGGTCCTTCAGATACCAGCCATCAGGATTCCTCCATCTACCTATGGCCTGGGTGGCCCTCCCAGGGACCAGGCCTCAGGGCCGGATGCAAGTGATAGAGCCACTGGGCCCTTCCTGGAACCCAGTCAGCAACAGGTGGAGGCCGCGTGGGAAAGTGGAGGGGGTCGAAAGGCCCCCATGGTGGGGCCTATGGCAGATGAGCCCACTCGGGGTCTGGAGATTGTGAGTGGGTTGGAGGAGTTGCTTGGTGAAGACACCATTGACCAGGAGTTGGAGCAGCTCTACCTGTCTCACCTGAGCCGCTTGCGGGCTGCTGTGGCAGCAGGGGGTGGCGGGGAGGGCTCTACAGATGGGGGAACCTCCCCCAGCCATCCCCTGGGCATGCTCACGGACCGTGACCTGATCTTGAAGTGGCCTGGCCCTGAGAGAGCCCTGAACAGTGCCCTAGCCGAGGAGATCACGCTGCACTATGCACGCCTGGGGTGTGGCGTGGAGCTCATCAAGGACACTGAAGACCCTGATGACGAGGGGGAGGGCGAAGAGGAGCTCTCCATCACTCCTTCTAGCCCTGAAGGAGACAGTCCTAAGGAATCACCTCCCGAAATCCTCTCTGGGGCACGCTCTGTCGTAGCGATGGGAGATGTGTGGCTCCCATGGGCTGAGGGCTCTGGATGTGCCAGCCCTGTGGTTCTGGGAACACAGGGACAGTTTACTGAGAATCCAGAGAAAGAGATGGGCAAGGACATCAACTCTTTGCACATGAATAGGCCCATAGTTGGGATGACCGGGTCCCCAGGGGAGGCTGGGACAGAAGCCCAGATGGAGGTTCCTACTGAGTGGGCAGGCAGCTTGATATCTGTTTCTGATACGGAACCGGAACCAGAGCCGGCTGCACCAGCTCTGCCAGAGCAGAGTCCCGCTCTCCTTCGTCCCCCGGGCACTGAAGTCTGTCTGTCTAGTGTAGCCAACTCTCATGTGGTCTCCCAGGATGAAGAGGGCGGAAGCCTAAATCTTGAGTCCCCAGAGAGGTCGCCCATGCCAGCAGCCCCTGCACAATGTATGTGTGGATTGGCTCCTCAGCTTCGGGGGCCCTTGACCCAAACTCTGGGTGTCCTGGCCGGGCTAGTTGTGGTCCCTGTGGCTTTGAACAGTGGTATGTCCCTTCTGGTGCTTGTGCTGTGCCTCTCTCTGGCCTGGTTCTCGTAG
- the Ppp1r3f gene encoding protein phosphatase 1 regulatory subunit 3F isoform X1 has translation MARTAPVEPPLRHPAPPSPAAGEPRASVEAAVAPRRVLFADEALGLPLAQLRRYRPWGGPGAGKMAAATGQDGGSGGADEDDDGEDGDEGEEEEEEACPDPSPLCPVPAGGGFYLVPTFSLPPALGRLERLGRVMVELEALLPPPGAVPGGSGVWVPGGRPPVVRGLVRVLNRSFEKAVHVRASHDGWASFCDHPARYVPRSPPGAGVGGTGAGDPLLDPGLGLGPGQMSASSPDDGGRTDRFAFQLPFAEGAGDGARLDFVVRYETPEGTFWANNHGRNYTVLLRIAPTPTDAEGLPQQQQLQQLEPQPECQGPVEAEARQLKSCMKPVRRRPLEEEQRMKNMDDNTLVEHPDVRESLGPLVAPTPLRPWPQMTLQVSEVTANNPQEEGDVPRSNPPVAFTEVLQIPAIRIPPSTYGLGGPPRDQASGPDASDRATGPFLEPSQQQVEAAWESGGGRKAPMVGPMADEPTRGLEIVSGLEELLGEDTIDQELEQLYLSHLSRLRAAVAAGGGGEGSTDGGTSPSHPLGMLTDRDLILKWPGPERALNSALAEEITLHYARLGCGVELIKDTEDPDDEGEGEEELSITPSSPEGDSPKESPPEILSGARSVVAMGDVWLPWAEGSGCASPVVLGTQGQFTENPEKEMGKDINSLHMNRPIVGMTGSPGEAGTEAQMEVPTEWAGSLISVSDTEPEPEPAAPALPEQSPALLRPPGTEVCLSSVANSHVVSQDEEGGSLNLESPERSPMPAAPAQCMCGLAPQLRGPLTQTLGVLAGLVVVPVALNSGMSLLVLVLCLSLAWFS, from the exons aTGGCGCGCACGGCCCCTGTGGAGCCACCGCTGCGGCATCCCGCGCCCCCGTCGCCGGCTGCGGGAGAGCCCCGCGCCTCGGTTGAGGCAGCGGTGGCCCCGCGGAGAGTGCTGTTCGCTGACGAGGCCCTGGGGCTGCCTCTGGCGCAGCTACGCCGCTACCGGCCGTGGGGCGGGCCCGGGGCGGGCAAGATGGCGGCGGCGACCGGGCAAGATGGCGGCAGCGGCGGGGCTGATGAGGACGATGATGGCGAGGATGGGgatgaaggggaggaggaggaagaggaggcttgCCCTGATCCCTCGCCGCTGTGTCCCGTTCCCGCTGGCGGGGGGTTTTACCTGGTGCCCACATTTTCGTTGCCGCCCGCGCTGGGCCGTCTGGAGCGGTTGGGGCGCGTGATGGTGGAGCTGGAGGCGCTGCTGCCGCCTCCTGGAGCGGTCCCCGGGGGTTCCGGGGTGTGGGTGCCTGGGGGGCGCCCGCCGGTGGTGCGCGGGTTGGTGCGCGTGCTGAACCGCTCCTTCGAGAAGGCGGTGCACGTGCGGGCCTCACACGACGGCTGGGCTTCCTTCTGCGACCACCCAGCGCGCTATGTCCCACGCAGCCCCCCGGGGGCAGGAGTGGGAGGAACAGGAGCAGGAGATCCCCTCCTGGATCCGGGTCTAGGCCTGGGCCCTGGCCAGATGTCTGCCTCCTCACCCGACGACGGTGGCCGCACTGACCGTTTTGCCTTCCAGCTGCCCTTTGCTGAGGGTGCGGGAGATGGGGCGCGCCTCGACTTCGTGGTGCGCTATGAGACCCCCGAGGGCACTTTCTGGGCCAACAACCATGGCCGCAACTACACTGTCCTGCTCCGGATCGCACCCACACCCACTGATGCCGAAGGGctgccccagcagcagcagctgcagcagctggagccacagcctgAGTGCCAGGGTCctgtggaggctgaggccaggCAGCTGAAGAGCTGCATGAAGCCGGTGAGGCGCAG GCCTCTTGAGGAAGAGCAGAGGATGAAGAACATGGATGATAATACCCTTGTGG AACATCCTGATGTTCGAGAGTCACTGGGTCCCCTGGTTGCCCCCACCCCTCTCCGTCCCTGGCCCCAGATGACACTTCAG GTTTCTGAAGTTACAGCGAACAACCCTCAAGAAGAAGGTGACGTCCCCAGGAGCAATCCACCTGTGGCTTTTACAGAGGTCCTTCAGATACCAGCCATCAGGATTCCTCCATCTACCTATGGCCTGGGTGGCCCTCCCAGGGACCAGGCCTCAGGGCCGGATGCAAGTGATAGAGCCACTGGGCCCTTCCTGGAACCCAGTCAGCAACAGGTGGAGGCCGCGTGGGAAAGTGGAGGGGGTCGAAAGGCCCCCATGGTGGGGCCTATGGCAGATGAGCCCACTCGGGGTCTGGAGATTGTGAGTGGGTTGGAGGAGTTGCTTGGTGAAGACACCATTGACCAGGAGTTGGAGCAGCTCTACCTGTCTCACCTGAGCCGCTTGCGGGCTGCTGTGGCAGCAGGGGGTGGCGGGGAGGGCTCTACAGATGGGGGAACCTCCCCCAGCCATCCCCTGGGCATGCTCACGGACCGTGACCTGATCTTGAAGTGGCCTGGCCCTGAGAGAGCCCTGAACAGTGCCCTAGCCGAGGAGATCACGCTGCACTATGCACGCCTGGGGTGTGGCGTGGAGCTCATCAAGGACACTGAAGACCCTGATGACGAGGGGGAGGGCGAAGAGGAGCTCTCCATCACTCCTTCTAGCCCTGAAGGAGACAGTCCTAAGGAATCACCTCCCGAAATCCTCTCTGGGGCACGCTCTGTCGTAGCGATGGGAGATGTGTGGCTCCCATGGGCTGAGGGCTCTGGATGTGCCAGCCCTGTGGTTCTGGGAACACAGGGACAGTTTACTGAGAATCCAGAGAAAGAGATGGGCAAGGACATCAACTCTTTGCACATGAATAGGCCCATAGTTGGGATGACCGGGTCCCCAGGGGAGGCTGGGACAGAAGCCCAGATGGAGGTTCCTACTGAGTGGGCAGGCAGCTTGATATCTGTTTCTGATACGGAACCGGAACCAGAGCCGGCTGCACCAGCTCTGCCAGAGCAGAGTCCCGCTCTCCTTCGTCCCCCGGGCACTGAAGTCTGTCTGTCTAGTGTAGCCAACTCTCATGTGGTCTCCCAGGATGAAGAGGGCGGAAGCCTAAATCTTGAGTCCCCAGAGAGGTCGCCCATGCCAGCAGCCCCTGCACAATGTATGTGTGGATTGGCTCCTCAGCTTCGGGGGCCCTTGACCCAAACTCTGGGTGTCCTGGCCGGGCTAGTTGTGGTCCCTGTGGCTTTGAACAGTGGTATGTCCCTTCTGGTGCTTGTGCTGTGCCTCTCTCTGGCCTGGTTCTCGTAG